The following are encoded together in the Streptomyces rapamycinicus NRRL 5491 genome:
- a CDS encoding SDR family NAD(P)-dependent oxidoreductase, which translates to MIDYELGGRVALVTGAGSGIGEACAKTLARSGAMTVVTDLDLGAAERVAEEIKSAGGSATAHLLDVTDAACVADVVAVAAELGPLEIAVNNAGIGVAAAATADLDDASWRRVMDINLDGAFRCLRAELAIMAEQGRGTIVLMSSVLGAVGSEAGSAAYTASKHAIVGLARNAALEYADRGVRVNAVGPGHVLTPLVERLVPEEVKRARAAQIPLGRLGDPAEVAELVAWLSSDAASFVTGSFYPVDGGYLAR; encoded by the coding sequence ATGATCGACTACGAGCTGGGTGGCCGGGTCGCGCTCGTGACCGGAGCGGGATCGGGGATCGGCGAGGCCTGCGCCAAGACTCTCGCCCGTTCGGGCGCGATGACCGTGGTCACCGACCTGGACCTCGGTGCGGCCGAGCGGGTCGCCGAGGAGATCAAGTCAGCGGGCGGGTCGGCGACGGCGCACCTGCTCGATGTCACCGACGCGGCCTGCGTCGCCGACGTGGTCGCCGTCGCAGCCGAGCTCGGTCCACTCGAGATCGCGGTGAACAACGCGGGAATCGGTGTCGCGGCCGCCGCGACGGCCGACCTCGACGATGCCTCGTGGCGGCGGGTGATGGACATCAACCTCGACGGCGCATTCCGATGTCTGCGTGCCGAACTCGCGATCATGGCGGAGCAGGGCAGGGGAACGATCGTGCTGATGTCGTCGGTGCTGGGAGCCGTGGGTTCCGAGGCCGGCAGCGCCGCGTACACCGCGTCGAAACACGCGATCGTCGGCCTGGCCCGCAACGCCGCCCTCGAATACGCGGACCGGGGAGTCCGCGTCAACGCCGTCGGGCCCGGGCACGTGCTGACCCCGCTCGTCGAGCGGCTCGTACCGGAGGAGGTCAAGCGGGCCCGAGCCGCCCAGATCCCGCTGGGCCGGCTGGGTGACCCGGCCGAGGTCGCCGAACTGGTGGCCTGGCTCAGCAGCGACGCGGCCTCGTTCGTCACCGGCTCCTTCTACCCGGTCGACGGCGGTTATCTGGCCCGATGA